One genomic segment of Actinomycetota bacterium includes these proteins:
- a CDS encoding stage V sporulation protein S, with protein MEVLKVSSKSNPNSVAGALAAVLRKNGAVEIQVIGAGALNQAIKAVAIARGFVAPSGLDLIFLPAFADVEIDGEERTAIKIRIESR; from the coding sequence GTGGAGGTACTAAAGGTCTCATCAAAATCGAATCCAAACTCTGTAGCAGGGGCTTTAGCTGCCGTGTTGCGAAAGAACGGAGCAGTTGAGATTCAGGTTATTGGGGCAGGGGCACTCAATCAGGCAATAAAAGCAGTCGCCATCGCCAGGGGTTTTGTTGCCCCGAGCGGGCTCGACCTCATTTTTCTTCCCGCTTTTGCTGATGTCGAAATAGATGGGGAAGAGCGCACGGCCATTAAAATCCGCATCGAATCCCGTTAA
- a CDS encoding phosphohydrolase, whose product MPTVLGAVNFTRCPGQDKRNLKAEIHKCSQCGYEVEIFSDEMGTKCRQCGAMVYRERVPSCIDWCSAAKFASRRKIIDLLKGF is encoded by the coding sequence TTGCCCACTGTACTCGGGGCTGTGAATTTCACGAGGTGTCCAGGTCAAGATAAAAGGAATTTGAAGGCAGAAATTCACAAATGTTCACAATGTGGCTATGAAGTGGAAATTTTCTCAGATGAGATGGGAACAAAGTGCAGACAATGTGGTGCCATGGTCTATCGCGAGAGGGTGCCCTCTTGCATTGATTGGTGTAGTGCGGCGAAATTTGCCTCAAGAAGAAAAATAATCGACTTACTTAAAGGATTTTAA
- a CDS encoding S-layer homology domain-containing protein — translation MGTSTSLLSRCPPDHWAYDEIMFMASQGIISGYADGLFRPADPVFRSQFTKMLVNSLGIP, via the coding sequence TTGGGCACAAGCACAAGCCTCCTTTCCCGATGTCCCCCAGACCACTGGGCATACGATGAGATCATGTTCATGGCCTCTCAGGGGATAATCTCCGGTTACGCCGATGGACTCTTTCGTCCAGCCGATCCTGTGTTCAGGTCACAGTTCACGAAGATGCTCGTGAACTCCCTGGGGATACCTTAA